Proteins from one Dama dama isolate Ldn47 chromosome 12, ASM3311817v1, whole genome shotgun sequence genomic window:
- the NREP gene encoding neuronal regeneration-related protein, with protein MVYYPELSIWVCQEPFPDKEMEGRLPKGRLPVPKEVNRKKDGEIGAASLTPLGSNELHSPGTSYLHSF; from the exons GTTTATTACCCAGAGCTTTCTATCTGGGTCTGTCAAGAACCATTTCCAGACAAGGAAATGGAGGGAAGGCTTCCTAAG ggaagacttcctgtcCCCAAGGAAGTGAACCGCAAGAAGGATGGCGAGATCGGGGCTGCCTCCCTGACTCCCCTTGGCAGCAATGAACTCCACTCCCCAGGAACCAGTTACCTCCACTCTTTTTAA